In Stenotrophomonas sp. 169, one DNA window encodes the following:
- a CDS encoding phosphatase PAP2 family protein, giving the protein MSFLLRRPASLLCLSVALALSSCASPPTRPATAVEATVTTRAVGYLADHAVPASLDLVPPPPVAGSAGFALDEQVSREARALRGTARFTQATRDAELAFPVGASQFSCAIDLDVDAQRTPALYRLLERSRIDASAATRAAKKHHQRPRPFMVNNEPTCTPDDEEGLRKNGSYPSGHTSIGWAWALILAEIAPDRADAIIARGRNYGESRLVCNVHWQSDILEGRFMGAAAVARLHDNAAFQSDLLKAHKEIAAARKAGQHASRDCAAEEAVLKVRPASAL; this is encoded by the coding sequence ATGTCCTTCCTCCTGCGCCGTCCCGCGTCCCTGCTCTGTCTGTCGGTTGCTCTCGCCCTGAGCAGCTGTGCCAGCCCGCCTACCCGCCCAGCGACGGCCGTGGAGGCCACGGTCACCACCCGCGCCGTCGGTTACCTGGCCGATCATGCCGTCCCTGCCAGTCTGGACCTGGTGCCCCCACCGCCCGTCGCGGGATCGGCCGGCTTCGCCTTGGACGAGCAGGTCAGCCGTGAGGCGCGTGCACTGCGCGGCACGGCGCGTTTCACCCAGGCCACGCGCGATGCGGAACTCGCTTTCCCGGTGGGTGCCAGTCAGTTTTCCTGCGCCATCGATCTGGACGTCGACGCACAGCGCACACCGGCGCTGTACCGCCTGCTGGAGCGCAGCCGCATTGACGCCAGTGCGGCCACGCGCGCGGCGAAGAAGCACCATCAGCGGCCGCGGCCCTTCATGGTCAACAACGAACCCACCTGCACGCCGGACGACGAAGAGGGCCTGCGCAAGAACGGTTCATATCCCTCCGGCCACACCTCGATCGGCTGGGCCTGGGCGTTGATCCTTGCGGAAATCGCGCCGGATCGGGCCGATGCCATCATCGCCCGGGGCCGCAACTACGGCGAAAGCCGCCTGGTGTGCAACGTGCACTGGCAGAGCGACATCCTGGAGGGACGCTTCATGGGCGCAGCGGCGGTGGCCAGGCTGCACGACAACGCGGCCTTCCAGTCGGATCTGCTGAAAGCGCACAAGGAAATCGCCGCAGCCCGCAAGGCGGGACAGCACGCCAGCCGTGACTGCGCAGCGGAAGAAGCCGTGTTGAAGGTACGGCCCGCCAGCGCGCTCTGA
- a CDS encoding XVIPCD domain-containing protein, which yields MGLARTNAGLFPTPNSDPDKIDRDGKTYSFHAESGTWSGQAPIESRIAIKLPVTDPALIEALNDRRALRQEREQLRTQFHPDDPNRSRPIQASPWLFTDASPVQEPSSATMQARITGAADPTEPEHPRHALYQQCIEGVHALDARLGRAPDQHSARMVASLTTLAVSSGLERVDHVLLSVRGTETAAGERVFVVQGDPGDPAHQRAHMPTEQATSTSTKQSFQQLAALDMHQEREQAQQLQREQDVPARAAPLMHS from the coding sequence ATGGGCCTGGCCCGGACCAACGCAGGCCTGTTTCCAACGCCCAATTCCGATCCCGACAAGATTGACCGCGACGGCAAGACCTACAGTTTCCACGCCGAGTCCGGCACATGGAGCGGACAGGCGCCGATCGAATCGCGGATCGCGATCAAGCTGCCGGTAACCGACCCGGCGCTGATCGAAGCACTTAACGACAGGCGGGCGCTGCGCCAGGAGCGTGAACAGCTGCGCACGCAGTTCCATCCCGACGACCCTAACCGCAGTCGCCCGATCCAGGCCAGCCCGTGGCTGTTCACCGATGCAAGCCCAGTGCAAGAGCCATCGAGCGCGACGATGCAGGCGCGCATCACGGGGGCTGCCGATCCCACCGAACCCGAACACCCACGTCATGCGCTGTACCAGCAATGCATTGAGGGCGTGCACGCGCTGGATGCACGCCTGGGCCGGGCGCCGGACCAGCACAGCGCCCGCATGGTGGCCAGCCTGACCACGCTGGCTGTCAGCAGTGGGCTGGAGCGTGTGGACCATGTGCTGCTGAGCGTGCGCGGCACGGAAACGGCGGCGGGTGAGCGGGTCTTCGTGGTGCAGGGTGACCCGGGCGACCCCGCGCACCAGCGTGCGCACATGCCTACCGAGCAGGCGACCTCGACGTCAACGAAGCAGTCGTTCCAGCAGCTTGCAGCTCTGGATATGCACCAAGAACGCGAGCAGGCCCAGCAGCTGCAGCGCGAGCAGGATGTGCCGGCGCGTGCAGCGCCGCTGATGCACAGCTGA
- a CDS encoding TonB-dependent receptor, whose product MSPNRSVHDRRPVVRPLVLALSALLPLSAVAQQAPASKDPVALDALTVTAQRRVENAKDVPVAITAIQGEKLDVLGSAGDDIRFLAGRVPSLNIESSYGRAFPRFYIRGLGNTDFDLNASQPVSLVYDDVVQESPLLKGFPLFDLAGVEVLRGPQGTLFGRNTPAGVVKFDSARPSQDADGYVKVAYGSYNTWNTQGAYGGPLTDRWSARVSALYQRRDDWVTNTRDNAPAQGFEGYDEAAARVQFLYEGDAFEGLFNLHKRKLNGTARLFRANIIQPGSNQLVENFDRDEVSTDGQNFSDLETWGGSARLKWDLGRVTLHSITGYETAESLNHGDIDGGYGAAFLGAGNSGPGFIPFPSESADGLPSHRQWTQEFRVESNEWGRFDWQAGVFYFDEDVTIDSFNYDSLTPGNPQTGHAVQQQRNKAWAAFASGDFDVTDRFKLRAGVRYTQDKKDFTASVLQAVPGGTPVSGPYVANSDVDDVSWDLSGVYQLTDNINAYARVAKGFRAPSIQGRLAFGGVTQADSEKVISYEAGIKADLFDRRARLGFSVFRYNVDGQQLIAVGGSNNTATLLNADKTIGQGFELDFEAYLTDNVLLTLGSSYNDTEIKDPDLAVAICGGGCTITDPTTVINGGTYALVNGNSLPQAPKWIHNLTLRAGFPVNDASEFYVYTDWAYKGPVNFFLYESPEFRSRSSLEGGLRLGYNWDYGQYDVAVFGRNLTDQVRVVGAIDFNNLTGFINEPRTFGVEFTAKF is encoded by the coding sequence ATGTCCCCGAACCGTTCCGTCCACGACCGCCGACCGGTCGTGCGTCCGCTCGTTCTCGCGCTTTCCGCCCTGCTGCCGCTGTCTGCGGTTGCCCAGCAAGCCCCCGCCAGCAAGGATCCCGTTGCCCTCGACGCGCTGACGGTGACCGCCCAGCGCCGCGTGGAAAACGCGAAAGACGTACCGGTGGCGATCACCGCCATCCAGGGTGAAAAGCTCGATGTACTCGGTTCGGCGGGCGATGACATCCGCTTCCTCGCCGGACGCGTGCCCAGCCTGAACATCGAATCGTCCTACGGCCGTGCCTTCCCGCGCTTCTACATCCGTGGCCTGGGCAACACCGATTTCGATCTCAATGCCTCGCAGCCGGTTTCGCTGGTGTACGACGACGTGGTGCAGGAAAGTCCGCTGCTGAAGGGCTTCCCGCTGTTCGACCTGGCCGGCGTGGAAGTACTGCGCGGTCCGCAGGGCACGCTGTTCGGCCGCAATACGCCGGCCGGCGTGGTCAAGTTCGATTCGGCGCGTCCTTCGCAGGATGCCGATGGCTACGTCAAGGTGGCCTATGGCAGCTACAACACCTGGAACACGCAGGGTGCCTACGGTGGTCCGTTGACCGACCGCTGGTCCGCGCGCGTATCCGCGCTGTACCAGCGCCGCGACGATTGGGTTACCAATACGCGCGACAACGCGCCGGCGCAGGGCTTCGAAGGCTACGACGAGGCCGCCGCCCGCGTGCAGTTCCTGTACGAAGGTGATGCGTTCGAAGGCTTGTTCAACCTGCACAAGCGCAAACTCAACGGCACCGCCCGCCTGTTCCGCGCCAACATCATCCAGCCGGGCAGCAACCAGCTGGTGGAAAATTTCGACCGCGATGAAGTGTCCACCGACGGGCAGAACTTCTCCGATCTGGAAACCTGGGGTGGCAGCGCGCGCCTGAAGTGGGACCTCGGCCGGGTGACCCTGCACTCGATCACCGGGTATGAAACCGCTGAATCGCTCAACCACGGTGACATCGACGGCGGCTACGGCGCGGCGTTCCTTGGCGCCGGCAACTCGGGTCCGGGCTTCATTCCGTTCCCGTCCGAGTCGGCTGACGGTTTGCCGAGTCACCGCCAGTGGACGCAGGAATTCCGCGTCGAATCCAACGAATGGGGCCGCTTCGACTGGCAGGCGGGCGTGTTCTACTTCGATGAAGACGTGACCATCGACAGCTTCAACTACGACTCGTTGACCCCGGGCAATCCGCAGACCGGCCATGCCGTGCAGCAGCAGCGCAACAAGGCGTGGGCCGCCTTCGCGTCCGGCGACTTCGACGTCACCGATCGCTTCAAGCTGCGTGCCGGCGTGCGCTACACCCAGGACAAGAAGGACTTCACCGCCAGCGTGCTGCAGGCCGTACCGGGCGGCACACCCGTCAGTGGCCCCTACGTTGCCAACAGCGATGTCGACGATGTCAGCTGGGACCTGAGCGGCGTGTATCAGCTCACCGACAACATCAACGCCTACGCCCGCGTTGCGAAGGGCTTCCGCGCGCCGTCGATCCAGGGCCGGCTTGCCTTCGGTGGCGTCACCCAGGCCGATTCGGAGAAGGTCATCTCCTATGAGGCCGGCATCAAGGCCGACCTGTTCGACCGTCGTGCGCGTCTGGGCTTCAGCGTGTTCCGTTACAACGTGGACGGCCAGCAGTTGATCGCCGTGGGCGGCAGCAACAACACCGCCACCCTGCTCAATGCGGACAAGACCATCGGCCAGGGCTTCGAGCTCGACTTCGAAGCGTACCTGACCGACAACGTGCTGCTGACCCTGGGCAGCAGCTACAACGACACCGAGATCAAGGACCCCGACCTGGCGGTGGCGATCTGCGGCGGCGGCTGCACCATCACCGATCCGACCACGGTCATCAACGGCGGCACCTACGCGCTGGTCAACGGCAATTCGCTGCCGCAGGCGCCGAAGTGGATCCACAACCTGACCCTGCGTGCCGGCTTCCCGGTCAACGATGCCAGCGAGTTCTACGTGTACACCGACTGGGCGTACAAGGGCCCCGTCAACTTCTTCCTGTACGAGTCGCCGGAGTTCCGTAGCCGCAGCTCGCTGGAAGGGGGTCTGCGCCTGGGTTACAACTGGGATTACGGTCAGTACGACGTGGCCGTGTTCGGTCGCAACCTGACCGATCAGGTCCGGGTGGTCGGTGCGATCGACTTCAACAACCTGACCGGTTTCATCAACGAACCGCGTACGTTCGGCGTCGAGTTCACCGCGAAGTTCTGA
- a CDS encoding TIGR00266 family protein has protein sequence MNQWYFHVPGQADRVGPFDDQAARRYAAAAPQALAWCQGMSGWMAIRDVPELRSDVPGMTSAPPPVPGGAARGQRADDIDFRIVGHEMQFVEIELDPGESAIAEAGALMFKDSAVQMDTVFGDGSHSGQGGGFMGKVMSAGKRVLTGESLFATLYTHTGHGKAKVAFAAPYPGTVLPMKLDEHGGRLICQKDSFLAGARGVQIGVQFQRKIMTGLFGGEGFIMQKLEGDGWVFIHAGGCVVERDLAAGERLDVDTGCVVAYHASVDMDVRRVAGIKSMVFGGEGVFLATLTGPGKVWLQSLPFSRLAGRMWMAAPQGGGQNRGEGSVLGGLGRMLDGDNRF, from the coding sequence ATGAACCAGTGGTACTTCCATGTTCCCGGCCAGGCCGACCGCGTGGGCCCCTTCGATGACCAGGCCGCGCGCCGTTACGCGGCCGCTGCGCCGCAAGCCTTGGCCTGGTGCCAGGGCATGAGTGGCTGGATGGCGATCCGCGATGTGCCGGAACTGCGCTCGGACGTTCCGGGGATGACCAGTGCGCCACCCCCGGTACCGGGCGGCGCAGCGCGCGGCCAGCGCGCCGATGACATCGACTTCCGCATCGTCGGCCATGAAATGCAGTTCGTCGAGATCGAGCTGGACCCCGGCGAAAGCGCGATCGCCGAGGCCGGCGCACTGATGTTCAAGGATTCGGCGGTGCAGATGGACACCGTGTTCGGCGACGGCTCGCACAGTGGCCAGGGCGGCGGATTCATGGGCAAAGTCATGTCCGCCGGCAAGCGCGTGCTCACCGGCGAGAGCCTGTTCGCCACGCTGTATACCCACACCGGCCACGGCAAGGCCAAGGTTGCTTTCGCGGCGCCTTACCCTGGCACCGTGCTGCCGATGAAGCTGGACGAGCACGGCGGACGGCTGATCTGCCAGAAAGACAGCTTCCTGGCCGGCGCGCGCGGCGTGCAGATCGGCGTGCAGTTCCAGCGCAAGATCATGACCGGCCTGTTCGGCGGCGAGGGCTTCATCATGCAGAAGCTGGAGGGCGACGGCTGGGTGTTCATCCATGCCGGTGGCTGCGTGGTCGAGCGCGATCTGGCGGCTGGTGAGCGCCTGGACGTGGATACCGGCTGCGTGGTCGCCTACCACGCCAGCGTGGACATGGACGTGCGCCGCGTGGCCGGCATCAAGAGCATGGTGTTCGGCGGCGAGGGCGTGTTCTTGGCCACCCTGACCGGCCCGGGCAAGGTGTGGCTGCAGTCGCTGCCGTTCTCGCGTCTGGCTGGCCGGATGTGGATGGCGGCCCCGCAGGGCGGCGGCCAGAACCGCGGCGAAGGCTCGGTGCTGGGCGGGCTGGGCCGGATGCTGGACGGCGACAATCGCTTCTGA
- a CDS encoding EF-hand domain-containing protein, translating to MAHARSGIVAIATLCAVLCSGSPTATGQVTDTGSYLQRMDGDGDGRVSEQEYVQWMMYAFDHMDRDGDGVLTASELPGGKGRPITREQHLQTLVQRFHKQDANRDGYLDARELAAPPR from the coding sequence ATGGCGCATGCGCGCAGTGGAATCGTGGCGATCGCGACGTTGTGCGCGGTGTTGTGTAGTGGCTCGCCAACGGCGACGGGGCAGGTAACGGACACGGGCAGCTATCTGCAGCGCATGGACGGCGACGGCGATGGGCGCGTCAGCGAGCAGGAATACGTGCAGTGGATGATGTATGCCTTCGACCACATGGATCGGGATGGTGACGGTGTGCTCACCGCAAGCGAGTTGCCGGGCGGCAAGGGCCGGCCGATCACGCGTGAGCAGCACCTGCAGACGCTGGTGCAGCGCTTCCACAAGCAGGATGCGAACCGGGACGGGTATCTGGATGCACGGGAGTTGGCTGCGCCTCCGCGGTGA
- the mutM gene encoding bifunctional DNA-formamidopyrimidine glycosylase/DNA-(apurinic or apyrimidinic site) lyase: MPELPEVETTRRGLAPHLLERAVHGVILRRRELRWPIPDEVASLLPGQRIRDVRRRAKYLLLDTDAGSALMHLGMSGSLRVLPGDTPLRAHDHVDISLDNGRLLRFNDPRRFGSLLWQPPGVVHPLLQGLGPEPLEDDFDGDYLYQRSRGRKAPIKTFLMDQAVVVGVGNIYAAESLFRAGISPLREAGKVSRERYQRLATAVKDILGHAITRGGTTLRDFISPDGAPGYFEQELSVYGRDGQLCKTCGRPLKHAMIGQRASVWCSHCQR; the protein is encoded by the coding sequence ATGCCTGAATTGCCCGAAGTTGAAACCACACGCCGTGGGCTTGCCCCGCATCTGCTGGAGCGCGCCGTCCATGGGGTGATCCTGCGGCGCCGGGAACTGCGTTGGCCGATCCCCGACGAGGTGGCCAGCCTGCTGCCCGGCCAGCGCATCCGCGATGTGCGTCGGCGTGCCAAGTACCTGTTGCTCGATACCGATGCCGGGAGTGCGCTGATGCACCTGGGCATGTCCGGCAGCCTGCGGGTGCTGCCCGGCGATACCCCGTTGCGCGCCCACGACCATGTGGACATCAGCCTGGACAACGGTCGCCTGCTGCGCTTCAACGATCCGCGACGCTTCGGCAGCCTGCTGTGGCAACCCCCCGGCGTGGTCCACCCGCTGCTGCAGGGGCTCGGCCCGGAACCGCTGGAAGACGACTTCGACGGCGACTATCTGTACCAGCGCAGCCGCGGTCGCAAGGCGCCCATCAAGACCTTTCTGATGGATCAGGCGGTGGTGGTGGGCGTGGGCAACATCTATGCAGCGGAAAGTCTGTTCCGTGCAGGCATCAGCCCCCTGCGCGAAGCGGGCAAGGTCTCGCGTGAGCGCTACCAGCGTCTGGCGACGGCGGTGAAGGACATCCTGGGTCATGCGATCACCCGCGGCGGCACGACGCTGCGCGACTTCATCAGTCCCGACGGCGCGCCAGGCTATTTCGAACAGGAACTGTCGGTCTACGGACGCGATGGCCAGCTGTGCAAGACCTGCGGGCGGCCGCTCAAGCACGCGATGATCGGCCAGCGCGCCAGTGTCTGGTGCAGTCACTGCCAAAGGTGA
- a CDS encoding ATP-binding cassette domain-containing protein, whose translation MTSTAVASAPSVQPPADAPPLIELDRATVVRGQVKVLHELTLRIAQGQHTALLGPNGCGKSTFIKLITRELYPLAHADGHVSVRVLGQSRWQVDRLRAQLGIVTGDLSSILSEMTGLTVEQAVLTGFFASYTLPAFREISAEMRERAAQTLAMTGALALRERAFAELSAGETRRVLIARALVNRPHALLLDEPSTGLDLVARQHLVNTMQSLARQGITLVLVTHHVEEIIPEIERVVLLREGKVLADGTRAELLCDAPLSAAFGGPIRVTLQDGRLNAIAG comes from the coding sequence CTGACCTCCACCGCTGTTGCATCCGCCCCCTCCGTCCAACCACCTGCCGATGCGCCGCCGCTGATCGAGCTGGACCGTGCCACCGTCGTGCGTGGCCAGGTGAAGGTGCTGCACGAACTCACCCTGCGCATCGCGCAAGGCCAGCACACCGCACTGCTGGGCCCCAATGGCTGCGGGAAATCCACCTTCATCAAACTCATCACGCGCGAGCTGTATCCCTTGGCCCACGCCGACGGACACGTGTCGGTCCGCGTGCTCGGACAGAGCCGCTGGCAGGTTGATCGGCTGCGCGCGCAGCTGGGCATCGTCACCGGCGATCTCAGCAGCATCCTGTCCGAGATGACGGGCCTTACCGTGGAACAGGCGGTACTGACCGGCTTTTTTGCCAGCTACACGCTGCCCGCTTTCCGCGAGATCAGCGCGGAAATGCGCGAGCGCGCTGCGCAGACCCTTGCCATGACCGGTGCGCTGGCGCTGCGCGAGCGCGCCTTTGCAGAGCTTTCGGCGGGCGAAACCCGGCGCGTGCTGATTGCCCGTGCGCTGGTCAACCGACCCCATGCGCTGCTGCTGGATGAACCGTCCACCGGCTTGGACCTGGTGGCCCGCCAGCACCTGGTGAACACCATGCAGTCGTTGGCGCGGCAGGGCATCACCCTGGTGCTGGTGACCCACCACGTGGAAGAAATCATCCCGGAGATCGAGCGCGTGGTGCTGCTGCGCGAAGGCAAGGTGCTGGCAGATGGCACCCGTGCCGAACTGCTGTGTGATGCACCGCTGTCGGCTGCCTTCGGTGGTCCGATCCGCGTCACGCTGCAGGACGGCCGCTTGAACGCCATCGCAGGCTGA
- a CDS encoding patatin-like phospholipase family protein, whose product MTLSRTRVMLSVALLGLLAGCGGENARPAPPATPTVVPSAKPVKIGIALGGGAAKGFAHIGVIKMLEANGFEPVVVSGTSAGSVVGALYASGMDAFEMQTKAVALDEASIRDVRLFSGGLVQGQKLQDYVNQQVGNKPAERLKKPFAAVATNLETGERAVFVRGNVGQAVRASSSIPGVFEPVKIGQNNFVDGGVVSPVPVDAARQLGAEFVVAVDISSKASGRTPTGMLGIVNQSIAIMGQRLGEQELARADIIIRPRVLDIGASDFSQRGKAILEGEKAAMAAMPQIRAKIEQIQRARAAALLPPPKPKCDEPSRVGKLMGRKADC is encoded by the coding sequence ATGACCCTGTCCCGCACCCGTGTGATGTTGTCTGTTGCTCTGCTCGGCCTGCTGGCCGGCTGCGGCGGTGAAAACGCGCGCCCTGCCCCGCCGGCCACGCCCACCGTGGTGCCGTCCGCCAAACCGGTGAAGATCGGCATCGCCTTGGGCGGTGGAGCGGCCAAGGGCTTCGCCCATATCGGGGTGATCAAGATGCTGGAAGCCAATGGCTTCGAGCCGGTCGTGGTATCAGGCACCAGCGCAGGCAGCGTGGTCGGTGCACTGTATGCCAGCGGCATGGATGCGTTCGAGATGCAGACCAAGGCCGTGGCGCTGGATGAGGCCAGCATCCGCGATGTGCGGCTGTTCTCCGGCGGGCTGGTGCAGGGCCAGAAGCTGCAGGACTACGTCAACCAGCAGGTCGGCAACAAGCCGGCGGAACGGCTGAAGAAGCCCTTCGCCGCCGTCGCCACCAACCTGGAAACCGGTGAGCGCGCGGTATTCGTGCGCGGCAACGTCGGCCAGGCCGTGCGCGCGTCCAGCAGCATTCCGGGCGTGTTCGAACCGGTGAAGATCGGCCAGAACAATTTCGTCGATGGCGGCGTGGTCAGCCCGGTGCCGGTGGATGCGGCGCGCCAGCTCGGCGCCGAGTTCGTCGTCGCCGTGGATATCTCCAGCAAAGCCAGCGGCCGCACGCCGACCGGCATGCTCGGCATCGTCAACCAGTCCATCGCGATCATGGGCCAACGTTTGGGCGAGCAGGAACTGGCACGTGCGGACATCATCATCCGCCCGCGCGTGCTGGATATCGGCGCTTCTGATTTCAGCCAGCGCGGCAAGGCGATCCTGGAAGGCGAGAAAGCCGCCATGGCGGCGATGCCGCAGATCCGCGCGAAGATCGAGCAGATCCAGCGCGCCCGTGCGGCCGCCCTGCTGCCGCCGCCGAAGCCGAAGTGCGACGAGCCCTCGCGCGTGGGCAAGTTGATGGGCCGCAAGGCAGATTGCTGA
- a CDS encoding ECF-type sigma factor: MDDGSDITVWLDAARGGDRAALDRVLTVLYQELHGMARRQLAGQQGRTLDATSLVHESYLKLLGSRSGARFEDRAHFFAYAASAMRSVVVDYARNRMARKRGGDLKRVDLPENSSSGIRMDEDMLALDVALEKLGALDAHLAKVVELRYFAGLTEQQIAELSQRSERSIRRDWQKARLFLLAAVRED, translated from the coding sequence ATGGACGATGGATCCGACATCACGGTGTGGTTGGATGCTGCGCGGGGCGGTGACCGGGCCGCGCTGGACCGTGTGCTGACCGTCCTCTATCAGGAGCTGCACGGCATGGCCCGGCGGCAGCTGGCGGGGCAGCAGGGCCGCACGCTGGATGCCACCTCGCTGGTGCACGAGTCTTACCTGAAACTGCTGGGCAGCCGCAGTGGCGCCCGCTTCGAAGACCGCGCCCACTTCTTCGCTTATGCCGCATCGGCCATGCGCAGCGTAGTGGTCGACTATGCGCGCAACCGGATGGCGCGCAAGCGGGGGGGTGACCTCAAGCGTGTCGATCTGCCTGAGAACAGCAGCAGCGGCATCCGCATGGATGAGGACATGCTGGCGCTGGATGTTGCCCTGGAGAAACTCGGTGCACTGGACGCGCACCTGGCCAAGGTCGTGGAGCTGCGCTATTTCGCCGGCCTGACCGAGCAGCAGATCGCGGAGCTGAGCCAGCGGTCCGAGCGCAGCATCCGCCGTGACTGGCAGAAGGCGCGGTTGTTCCTGTTGGCCGCCGTGCGCGAAGACTGA